Part of the Pomacea canaliculata isolate SZHN2017 linkage group LG11, ASM307304v1, whole genome shotgun sequence genome is shown below.
TGAACACATGAAGTCGTCAAGGACTAATCTTATCTTTTGCAATGAAAGTAGTGTGAATGGTGTGTAGGAGCATTTGTTTTTGCATGCACTTTTCAAGCCCGTGATGTTTATACATAAGATCTCGCCTTCATTTGAATAAATAGAACTCCAGGCATTATCAGCTGTCACCTTTCTTATCGCTGATAATATCTGGCAGCTAGTAAGCTTTTTCGCGATCAGCTCATGCACATAGCCCATGCTATCGTTCCTTATTTCCGCCTCCACTTCTCAGCTGATGCTAACTGAAGGtatctttctgtttgtcagtgCGTTCAGCAGTTGCTGTCAGCCCACCACCCTCCAAGTCGCACAGAGTAGCTCGTCACCATGAAGTCAGAGACACTGAAGCCAAAGTCATCAGCGTTCGACCCACGTGACACCGAGTGCTGCGTCTGCAGCCACGACTTCGTGGACCCCAAGATCCTGCCATGCGGCCACATTCTGTGCCGACCGTGCGTCATATCCTGTCTGGagtccagcagcagcagcagcaacgacCAATCGGACTGCCCGTTGTGCCGCCGCGCCATCGTAGACTCCGAGGAGCGTGCCGCGCGGAAGTgggatgaggtggtcgacgccCTGCCCACGGACTTCGCCATGGAGGCGCTGGTGGCCAGCTCTCGCGCGCTTTCCGAGAGTCGAACGTGCGGTGTGTGCGACGCGGAAGCCTCCTCGGTTTGTCTGCGCTGCTGGGTCCTCTTGTGCGCGTCGTGCGTGCGACTGCACCGGAGTTTCCTGACCACCCGCCACCACCCGGTGGAGAGCCTGACCTCCGTCACACCCATGCATCTGCTGTCCCGGCGTCCAGCCTTCTGCAGCGGCGAGTGTCACGACCAGGAAGAAGACACAGGTCACGTCCTCGACGTGGGGACGGTGTCGCGCCTGTTCTGCGTTGATCACGGCGTGGCCCTGTGCACTGACTGCGCAGTCGCAGACCACCGCGCATGTCCGGAAGTGCGGCGGCTGGAGGACGTGGCGAAGGAGACGGACCAGCAGCTTGTGGAGATGTCAGCCAAACTCTCCGCGGCGGAGAGCGAGCTGGATGGCGCACTCCGCAAAGTAAACGCACGTTCGGCGGAGGTGGACCGCAGCGAGCAGGCCGCGGTGGCGAAGCTGAACGAAGTCTTTGAGCAGCTTCACCAGCTTGTCGAGAAAGCTCGAGAAGACCTCACGAGTTCGGCGCGCGCAGCGCATGACGAGGTCAGGTCGGAACTAGCCGAGGTCAAGACCTTGCTGGAAAGGCGCCGCCGCTCCGTGGCGTCATACAAGGGCCTGCTGACTCACGTGACTGACCTGGTGCCCTGCCCCAGCCTCACGGAGGCCAAGGTGCGCCTACACGAGAGCGTCAGCGCCATCAACGTCTCCGCCGACGTGCAAAGCGCGACAACCTTGCCGTCCATGCCCAGAGTGAAGGTTGATGCGGCTGTGATCAAACGAGTACAGGTGGAGCTGGAACACCTGGGATATCGAGAGGAAAAACCTAAGGTAAGATTGACCTTTGGAAAATTGCTTCAAAATGACTTTCATAAACTTCTTTGTATACTGATTGCttattgatattttataatatGCGTGACGTATCGTGACATTCGTGCATTTGAGACACAAGAATGTcagaagaattattttaaaaagaaatgaagctgGAGGCTTCCACCCCAACACTTCATCAAACATCTGTTGTCGAGAGACTGTTGTCGGGTGGGGCGGAAGCAGAAGCAAATTGTTATGAATATATAGAAAAGATGGAATGTAAGTTTAAATGTACTACAGTGACGTGAAGAGGTTTGTCCATTGCTCAACGTTGACTCACTGCGCGTGTACAGGAACCAGATCTCGTGTTTCACGAGAATCGCGGCACCAACATCTTGCTGACCGAGGATCGGAAGACAGCGGAGAGGATGGCGCCTGAGAATAATCCAGGGCAAGGGATgatcgtgtcacgtgacgctatgGAAGAGGACGTGTTGTACGAGGCAGGCgactttttttgctttctttccttttttgtcagATTATTAATTCCtaatgcttaaaatattttcagagtgTACTAATTTAgctaattaatatataaatatcaaacGCTTGCTGGGGGAAATGAGTTGTTGAAGAAAGTAGGCTTTCACCTCACAGGTGCGTGTTGACCAGATGACGGACAACTGGAACTACACACTGCGAGTTGGTGTGACAGGTACGCGACCCGCTCACCTGTCGATGGTGTACTGGTACGAAGACTTTGACGATTACTTCATCATCTGCCACTGCTCTTTGTTTGACCACGGTGAAACGGTGAGTTCCTTTTACGAACACAGAATAATTCGTGTGTGTATTAAATGTACTGAACACAGCTGTTCGACTTCATCACTCATTCGTTCATTgtacttttcttcctttcttttccaacCCTCATTTTCGATATCAGTACTATTATGAAAAACTTATTACCATATACATGTACTGCAAAATACAGCACATCATTGTTTATGACGACAGGTTGAGACTGACTATGGCAAAGCGTTGGAGACCTTACGGGTTGGTAGCCGGGTAGGCTTGCTGTTGGACAGCTGCGGCAACCTTCACCTGTACGTCGACGGGTGCGACCAAGGTGTGGCCAAGCACAGCGTCTCACAACCTTGCTTCGCCCTCTTCGACATCCGCAACCGAGTGACCAAGGTGAGGGGCGAACTACCGGATATATTCTCCGGTTATTGTTATCTTCAAACAGAGTTGGAAGCTGTATAAACTTCATGATTTCGCTGTTCCCTTACAGAGGCTGACTGCGGTAAATTATAAAGCTGATGGTGACTCTCATATAAACGTATTTCCAACATGACCAGTGTCGAATGTTAGAAAATTTGTCTTAACTTTCTTTACTGAATTCCTcccaaaatatttgtttttagttaacacttttgcaacctGTTATAATGAAGTACGCCAGGAGAGAAATGTTGTTATTAGTTAAATTATTTATGCGAAtatatttgtaagaaaaattgTATCAGAAACAAATCAAACTGTAATGCGATTTGAGACCCAGTTATTGTTGAATTTTAATCTGATATACGAACTTGGTTGTGTTGCAGGTGACTGCTCTGCCTTCTCGAAGACTGCAATGAGAAATTAAGAAGACAGGAGTATtgataaacagtaaataaaacgGATGCCTTTCTACCTCCCAGCTGGATTACATTGCTTCTTACAAACTCTCTCAAGAGTCTCACTTATTGACTTCAAGATGCGCTTCTTTGACCACCAGCTTGTTGTTTGGTTTGATGAGACTACAGTTCCGCTTAAGGACAAATAAGtatgccagagagagagagagagagagagaaaggcagacAGTCTATTCTGTAATTGGTTACGATCCGCTTTCTTCGGATCTGAAAACTAGGAAAGAGCTGGGCAGGTCAAGATAGGTCTGGCTTAGTTCGTGTCTCGTGAGCTAAGCTCACTGAACATTAAAATGAGAGCGAGTGTAGGAAATGAATGATCCagggaatgaataaaaatgacagCGAACAACAGAAAGAAGCTGTGGGTG
Proteins encoded:
- the LOC112575540 gene encoding protein PML-like, producing MKSETLKPKSSAFDPRDTECCVCSHDFVDPKILPCGHILCRPCVISCLESSSSSSNDQSDCPLCRRAIVDSEERAARKWDEVVDALPTDFAMEALVASSRALSESRTCGVCDAEASSVCLRCWVLLCASCVRLHRSFLTTRHHPVESLTSVTPMHLLSRRPAFCSGECHDQEEDTGHVLDVGTVSRLFCVDHGVALCTDCAVADHRACPEVRRLEDVAKETDQQLVEMSAKLSAAESELDGALRKVNARSAEVDRSEQAAVAKLNEVFEQLHQLVEKAREDLTSSARAAHDEVRSELAEVKTLLERRRRSVASYKGLLTHVTDLVPCPSLTEAKVRLHESVSAINVSADVQSATTLPSMPRVKVDAAVIKRVQVELEHLGYREEKPKEPDLVFHENRGTNILLTEDRKTAERMAPENNPGQGMIVSRDAMEEDVLYEVRVDQMTDNWNYTLRVGVTGTRPAHLSMVYWYEDFDDYFIICHCSLFDHGETVETDYGKALETLRVGSRVGLLLDSCGNLHLYVDGCDQGVAKHSVSQPCFALFDIRNRVTKVTALPSRRLQ